In the Wyeomyia smithii strain HCP4-BCI-WySm-NY-G18 chromosome 2, ASM2978416v1, whole genome shotgun sequence genome, one interval contains:
- the LOC129719772 gene encoding uncharacterized protein LOC129719772 — protein MEDVFQQLQQKDDRIVQIFRNEEIEDLETFLELNERDYSRLQLTTKMIKTIEKLQAQFREKPEDCKEHEEWVEEVSNNDSENCQENAVSWDADNPYHGISLEEISYDFKMMKPAAGEFFEKWITLEQKILTTYKEMFKEIKHDFIRALAIIKEKNPSRGSKRRQADNGGNNPLNGIVHFIRADDEIPTDENIPLLIVRGSFSADSNECTLHLLGHNIPVGNDLRSAFKIYLESLTVFNITPAAFDKQFFLFFNGAVFGFETLSTTGMTFMHSLQQ, from the exons GCAATGAAGAAATTGAAGATCTGGAAACATTCCTAGAGTTAAATGAACGTGACTATAGTAGATTACAGTTAACAACAAAAATGATCaaaaccatcgaaaaattacaAGCACAGTTTCGTGAAAAGCCAGAAGACTGCAAGGAACATGAAGAATGGGTTGAGGAGGTGTCGAATAACGATTCGGAAAATTGTCAGGAAAATGCAGTCTCCTGGGATGCTGATAATCCTTATCATGGCATTTCACTCGAGGAA ATTTCTtacgatttcaaaatgatgaaACCAGCAGCaggagaatttttcgaaaagtgGATTACACTAGAACAAAAAATCCTAACCACTTACAAGGAGATGTTTAAAGAAATTAAGCATG ATTTCATACGTGCACTTGCCAttataaaggaaaaaaatccaTCACGGGGATCCAAAAGGCGCCAAGCAGACAATGGGGGAAATAATCCGCTCAATGGAATTGTTCACTTTATTAGA GCTGACGATGAAATACCAACAGACGAAAACATTCCATTGTTGATTGTTCGTGGCTCCTTTTCTGCGGACTCCAACGAATGTACTCTCCACCTTTTAGGTCACAACATACCCGTGGGCAACGATTTGCGATCCGCCTTCAAAATTTATCTCGAATCGCTCACTGTTTTCAACATAACACCTGCTGCATTCGATAAGCAGTTCTTCCTGTTTTTCAATGGTGCTGTCTTCGGCTTTGAAACTTTGAGCACAACTGGCATGACGTTTATGCACAGTCTACAGCAGTAA